The Desulfobotulus pelophilus genomic interval GCTTTCAAAGAAGGCATGGCTGGCATGCACCCTGCTGTGACCTGCCATGACCATCAGGGTAAGCTGTTCATATCCCATGGGTGCTGGAATGATAAGGGTCAGTGCAGCGGAGCCTTCTTTTTCTTCTCTTGTTTTGCCCAGTACGGGATGGGATTTTTCAAAATTTCTGAATATTCCATTCAGGCTGACAGTCATCATCCAGCCTTCCATTACCCGCGTAAGGGAAAGGTCACTTCCAAAGGCTTGGTATGCGTTGCTTTTTCCGGAATAAAGTCCGCGTTCGTAGGAGATCTCAGGTGTAAGGATCAGGGTATCACGGAGAGGGAGGCCGCATCCCAGACGGATTTGGTGTGTATGGCCCCTGCGTGTGAGATCAGAATGCATTGCGGCAATCCCGTCTTCTTTAACGTCGGTCCAGGATCCTGTATAGTGCATGGTAATGCCCGTTTCCAGAAAGTTCTCCAGAAATAGGGTAAGGCTTTTTTCCCTCTGCCGGGTTTTGGATCGATCCTGGTTCAAAAGGTAGGGGTTTTTCCAGACGTCCCAGGATCCCATGCTGGCGAGGATACCAAGGGTTCCCAGAGCCCCCGCTTTCTGGGAGATTCCAACGGCGGGTAGAGCCCCTGATTTCGTGCCGCTTTCTGCA includes:
- a CDS encoding DUF2860 family protein encodes the protein MKKTIFTLVTALLFIAHSVFSKESEMPFSQTGFSGQIFIGAGGVTGKSSGLETDPGKVRISGWNQGQKQFTSSFIIAEASLNYAFPTGTTLVAESGTKSGALPAVGISQKAGALGTLGILASMGSWDVWKNPYLLNQDRSKTRQREKSLTLFLENFLETGITMHYTGSWTDVKEDGIAAMHSDLTRRGHTHQIRLGCGLPLRDTLILTPEISYERGLYSGKSNAYQAFGSDLSLTRVMEGWMMTVSLNGIFRNFEKSHPVLGKTREEKEGSAALTLIIPAPMGYEQLTLMVMAGHSRVHASHAFFESRASFAGAGMGYAF